From a single Sulfolobus sp. E5-1-F genomic region:
- a CDS encoding ABC transporter ATP-binding protein, producing the protein MYVIEVNNVWKAYGKIIANEDITMRVKEGEIVALLGPNGAGKTTLVKQIYGELNPTKGEIRVLGRKPTDRHVKKFLGVIPQECEPYGDLTVWDNIYYMGRLKGVSKDEIKKRGEELLERLDLKSKRNTLARDLSGGLKRRTLIAMALINNPKLLILDEPTTGLDPEARREVWEILLNMRKEGQSMLLTTHYLDEAERLADKIYFLSRKIIVEGTPTQIKEKFADWYEVTDYTNGKVYRVKGEEELKKIVMSINGKFEVRMPSLEEIYLQVMKDVE; encoded by the coding sequence ATGTATGTCATCGAGGTAAATAACGTATGGAAAGCTTATGGTAAGATTATTGCAAATGAGGATATTACGATGAGAGTTAAAGAGGGAGAAATTGTAGCGTTATTAGGACCGAATGGTGCGGGGAAAACTACTCTTGTTAAGCAAATTTACGGCGAGTTAAATCCGACCAAGGGTGAAATAAGAGTTCTAGGCAGAAAACCAACTGATAGACATGTTAAGAAATTCTTAGGAGTAATTCCACAAGAGTGCGAGCCTTATGGTGATCTAACAGTATGGGATAATATATACTACATGGGGAGATTAAAGGGAGTTTCTAAGGATGAAATTAAGAAGAGAGGAGAGGAATTATTGGAAAGATTGGATTTGAAAAGTAAAAGAAACACTCTGGCTAGGGATCTATCTGGGGGTTTAAAGAGGAGAACTCTAATCGCAATGGCTTTGATAAACAATCCTAAACTCCTAATACTTGATGAGCCGACTACTGGATTAGACCCTGAAGCTAGGAGAGAAGTGTGGGAAATATTGCTTAACATGAGGAAAGAGGGTCAGAGTATGCTACTTACTACCCACTATTTAGATGAGGCTGAGAGACTAGCCGACAAGATATATTTTTTAAGCAGGAAGATTATAGTCGAGGGAACACCTACGCAAATAAAGGAGAAATTCGCAGATTGGTACGAAGTAACCGATTATACTAACGGTAAAGTGTATAGGGTAAAGGGAGAGGAGGAACTCAAGAAAATCGTAATGTCGATTAACGGCAAATTTGAAGTTAGAATGCCAAGTTTGGAGGAAATATATCTTCAGGTAATGAAAGATGTTGAGTGA
- a CDS encoding MFS transporter produces the protein MRTLVGSILLTISQWYAFFLFSQLSFIEFNVVIGSIIFVLGFIARMLGSIIFGYIGDRVNRRVALILTDVTLAISSIIVLIPNNIYPLIISRLLQGLSLGGEWGGASTIIIEVYSEHKFRGFITSLLQLSVPIGIILSSLTILVINYYVIYWPYSFLAVTFLSLLSLLLVRDVSTQKVARSKTQPLLEAIRHDWANILKSIGIKISESANFYIFTSYIFTKSSSISFLSLIVIISISFQLFLIPLFGYLSDLVGRRKVIIIGLILMMTAGIVLTRNLLPGEILMSVSDSALYAPQSSIFTEIFDKKYRFTASNFSYQVASILGGSLAPVLLRTNQSSLLLITLSYVLVTFISVILITETKGKKI, from the coding sequence ATGAGGACTTTAGTAGGAAGTATACTCTTAACAATTTCCCAATGGTATGCCTTCTTTTTATTTTCTCAGCTTTCTTTTATAGAATTTAATGTTGTAATTGGCTCAATAATTTTCGTTTTGGGTTTTATAGCCAGAATGTTAGGGAGTATAATATTTGGGTATATAGGAGATAGAGTAAATAGAAGGGTTGCATTAATCCTAACTGATGTTACGTTAGCGATTTCATCCATAATAGTGTTGATACCTAATAATATCTATCCCCTAATTATTTCCAGACTTTTGCAAGGTCTTAGTTTAGGTGGAGAATGGGGCGGAGCTAGTACTATTATTATAGAAGTGTATTCTGAGCATAAATTTAGAGGGTTTATAACAAGTTTATTACAACTATCAGTCCCAATTGGCATTATACTATCTTCACTCACAATTCTAGTAATAAATTATTACGTAATTTATTGGCCTTACTCATTTCTTGCAGTAACCTTCCTATCACTTCTCTCATTATTACTAGTCAGGGACGTATCTACACAAAAAGTGGCTAGAAGTAAAACACAACCATTATTAGAAGCAATAAGGCACGATTGGGCCAACATATTAAAATCAATAGGAATTAAAATTAGTGAAAGTGCGAATTTCTATATTTTTACCTCCTATATTTTTACAAAATCATCCTCAATTTCCTTTCTCTCGTTAATAGTGATAATCTCAATTTCTTTCCAACTTTTCCTAATTCCATTATTTGGCTACTTAAGTGACCTAGTTGGAAGGAGGAAGGTAATAATCATTGGGTTAATATTAATGATGACAGCCGGTATCGTGCTAACAAGAAATTTACTTCCAGGGGAAATACTAATGTCAGTTTCAGACTCCGCATTATATGCCCCGCAATCCTCAATATTTACTGAGATATTTGATAAAAAATATAGGTTTACTGCATCAAATTTTTCCTACCAAGTGGCGAGTATATTAGGAGGTTCACTAGCTCCAGTGTTACTAAGAACTAATCAATCTTCGCTTCTCTTAATCACATTATCATACGTACTAGTTACGTTCATAAGTGTAATATTAATTACAGAAACCAAGGGGAAGAAGATCTAG
- a CDS encoding S53 family peptidase, with protein MYRYIFLISILLISIIPVVFASYSNIYQNPVTLKGFREIGTLNTNQEVIVTIFVPLKNLDLLYYYAGATSNPASPLYHKFLSPQEVQQLFLPTEEYNQILNYVKNSGFQVLFTALNSVIVVKGTVGQVEKYLGTKYTVYSNGSITYYTNYGYPKINAYVYSSNVSIIFFAHPSTLITESMLKSFQQEINQTFPLEGYWPTVLQKVYNVTTEGENTTIGILDFYGDPYIVQQLAYFDKVTGLPNPPNFTIVPIGPYNPNLGIANGWAGEISLDVEVAHAIAPKANITLYIANPNIPLPAIIAYITSQNKVDTLSQSFIIPESVFSSLFNGPLFYSCVILSDEYYALGSAEGITFLASSGDAGGSGYSNGPIGTVGYPSTSPFVTSVGGTTVYLQFPNGSYYQTAWSNYGFVPNNLNCGGSTGGVSIIEPKPWYQWGLLTPSTYPNGKLIPEISANANVYPGIYIVLPGNVTGITGGTSESSPLTAGLLSTIESYTHNRIGLLNPILTYMAEKYYGKAIEPITFGYNIPWVAYYGYNLVTGYGTINAGYFENILSTINLSSKELNVIVNVYNTSIPTIPPQQFYPRQHILVTANITYPNGSPVQTGEFKALIENYLGNLTTFNLTYNPLTKLWAGSGILPNNASGVLFVYVYGSEDGLKGIGYYETFSGYYITFDYTTTFIPVYAELGNAELGITLSNSYFEAPIGVMNITLDIYSYNITTNAYTFVTTLSVPIKNGVGVIDLPPDLSVGDLLIIAEGNAYGFDAFTNGIYMQTLFILPQVVVEPGSVSPGQFITIEGSIIPPVNLPSSTFQDALQGTNITAKLVSSNGVVINEANIPLSPNGIYFGYLYIPKNTSPGLYNVLLFATYYSYALNTTIQGFYYGQIYVSNQATISVKSVNYAFEGQTVFIYANITNGTNEIKFGMFSATVYPSSLSFNYTTISSIIEIPLWYNPKIGEWEGNFTLPSAISAGNLTYLAGQGYFGVPFKVLITGISALGNPTTTNSGNAYTINVLPYTLFTNQTLDKTLPSYASLVNVKILNVSGNLLNDFLTNVVIVNSNVKILNGNISNLVIRNSTVFIMQSNANNITLYNSTLYAIGGSINGLNVINSKVVPINVHIQGLYPELPTITISLPSKNVTGTVNVTVNVVGEDVSRINVYLNGNLISSFTTNGTHIVTLNTQNYPDGGYNLTVTAIQSDGLSSSNSSYLYFENGLTNLNTKVNLISNQLTNVSNSLSSSISSLRTTSLEYQSISLAIGIIAIVLAILALVRRRR; from the coding sequence ATGTATAGGTATATATTTTTAATATCGATACTATTAATTTCCATTATACCCGTAGTTTTTGCATCATATTCTAATATATACCAGAATCCAGTAACTTTAAAGGGATTTAGAGAAATAGGAACGTTAAATACAAATCAAGAGGTAATAGTTACAATTTTTGTACCACTTAAAAATCTAGATCTATTATACTATTACGCTGGTGCAACCTCAAACCCGGCTTCACCGCTATACCATAAATTCTTAAGCCCTCAAGAAGTACAACAACTATTCTTACCAACTGAGGAGTATAACCAAATCCTAAACTACGTTAAAAATAGCGGATTTCAAGTATTATTTACCGCATTAAACTCAGTAATAGTAGTAAAGGGTACAGTGGGTCAAGTTGAGAAATATTTAGGTACTAAGTATACGGTTTACTCTAATGGTTCCATAACCTATTACACCAATTACGGATACCCCAAGATAAATGCCTATGTATACTCCAGTAACGTCTCAATAATATTCTTTGCCCATCCATCTACGTTAATTACTGAGAGCATGCTAAAGAGCTTTCAGCAAGAGATAAATCAAACATTTCCACTTGAAGGCTATTGGCCAACTGTATTACAAAAAGTGTATAATGTTACTACAGAGGGAGAGAATACTACAATAGGAATACTAGACTTTTATGGCGATCCTTACATTGTTCAACAGTTAGCGTATTTTGATAAAGTAACCGGATTACCAAATCCTCCCAACTTTACTATAGTACCAATTGGGCCCTATAATCCTAACTTAGGTATTGCAAATGGTTGGGCTGGAGAGATTAGCCTAGATGTTGAAGTAGCACATGCAATAGCACCAAAGGCAAACATAACGCTGTATATAGCTAATCCGAATATACCTTTACCCGCTATTATCGCATATATTACAAGTCAAAATAAAGTTGATACGTTATCTCAAAGCTTTATTATACCAGAGAGTGTCTTTTCCTCTCTTTTTAATGGTCCGTTATTCTATTCATGTGTAATACTAAGTGATGAGTACTATGCCTTGGGTTCGGCCGAGGGAATAACTTTCCTAGCTAGTTCTGGAGATGCTGGAGGTTCAGGGTATAGTAATGGACCTATAGGGACTGTAGGATATCCCTCAACATCACCTTTTGTAACTTCAGTGGGAGGTACAACTGTATATTTGCAATTCCCTAATGGATCTTATTATCAGACTGCTTGGTCAAATTACGGTTTTGTCCCAAATAATCTAAATTGTGGTGGTTCAACTGGTGGAGTAAGTATAATTGAGCCTAAACCATGGTATCAGTGGGGATTACTTACACCATCTACTTATCCGAATGGTAAGCTTATTCCAGAAATTTCCGCTAATGCAAATGTATACCCTGGAATATACATAGTTCTACCGGGCAATGTGACAGGCATAACTGGAGGTACAAGTGAGTCTTCGCCTTTAACTGCTGGGTTATTAAGTACAATTGAAAGTTATACTCATAATAGAATTGGTCTGCTAAATCCTATATTAACTTACATGGCTGAGAAATACTACGGTAAAGCAATAGAACCAATAACTTTTGGTTATAACATCCCTTGGGTCGCGTATTATGGTTATAACTTAGTAACTGGTTATGGTACAATTAACGCAGGATACTTTGAAAATATACTATCCACAATCAATTTATCATCAAAGGAGCTAAATGTAATAGTTAACGTTTACAATACTTCAATACCTACTATACCTCCTCAACAATTCTATCCCAGGCAACATATTCTAGTCACTGCTAATATAACGTATCCAAATGGAAGTCCAGTACAAACTGGTGAGTTCAAAGCATTAATAGAGAACTATCTAGGGAACTTAACTACATTTAACTTGACTTATAACCCGCTTACTAAGTTATGGGCTGGTAGTGGGATTTTACCCAATAACGCTAGTGGCGTCTTATTTGTCTACGTTTATGGAAGTGAAGATGGACTAAAGGGAATCGGATACTATGAGACTTTCTCTGGATATTATATAACGTTCGATTATACGACGACTTTTATACCAGTTTATGCAGAGTTGGGCAATGCTGAACTGGGAATTACCTTATCTAACTCATACTTCGAAGCACCAATTGGAGTAATGAATATTACCCTCGATATTTATTCCTATAACATAACAACAAATGCATACACGTTTGTAACAACGTTAAGTGTACCTATTAAGAATGGAGTAGGAGTTATCGATTTACCACCAGACTTAAGCGTAGGAGATCTGTTGATTATAGCGGAAGGTAATGCTTATGGTTTTGACGCATTTACTAATGGAATATACATGCAAACCTTATTCATATTGCCACAAGTTGTAGTTGAACCGGGCAGTGTTTCCCCTGGGCAATTCATTACAATAGAGGGATCAATTATACCGCCAGTTAACTTACCCAGTTCCACATTCCAAGATGCATTACAAGGTACTAACATTACTGCTAAATTGGTAAGTAGTAATGGTGTCGTAATAAATGAGGCTAATATACCATTATCACCGAATGGAATCTACTTTGGATATTTGTACATACCTAAAAATACTTCCCCTGGGCTTTACAATGTTCTATTGTTTGCAACCTATTACTCTTATGCTTTGAACACTACAATTCAAGGATTCTATTACGGCCAAATATACGTTTCTAATCAAGCTACGATCTCAGTGAAGTCAGTTAACTATGCATTTGAGGGACAAACTGTTTTCATTTACGCTAATATAACAAATGGTACTAATGAAATTAAGTTCGGAATGTTCAGTGCTACCGTGTACCCCTCGAGCCTCTCATTTAATTATACTACGATAAGTTCAATAATAGAGATACCACTGTGGTATAATCCTAAGATAGGAGAATGGGAAGGGAATTTTACACTGCCTTCAGCAATTAGTGCAGGAAATCTAACTTATTTAGCTGGGCAAGGATATTTCGGCGTGCCATTCAAGGTCTTAATAACCGGAATTTCCGCCTTAGGTAATCCAACCACTACCAATTCTGGTAATGCTTATACAATCAACGTATTGCCATATACCTTATTTACAAATCAAACCTTAGACAAGACGTTACCATCATATGCAAGTTTAGTAAACGTGAAGATATTGAATGTAAGTGGTAATCTATTGAATGACTTCCTTACTAACGTTGTTATTGTTAATAGCAATGTAAAAATATTGAATGGTAACATATCTAATTTAGTAATTAGAAATTCCACAGTGTTCATAATGCAGAGTAATGCGAATAACATTACATTATACAATTCAACTCTGTACGCCATAGGTGGAAGTATAAATGGATTAAACGTAATTAACTCTAAAGTAGTTCCAATAAACGTTCATATCCAAGGTTTATATCCTGAATTACCAACTATCACGATAAGCTTACCTTCTAAGAACGTAACTGGAACTGTTAATGTTACCGTTAATGTAGTGGGTGAAGATGTAAGTAGGATTAACGTATACTTGAATGGTAACTTGATAAGTTCATTTACAACAAATGGGACCCATATAGTAACTTTAAATACTCAAAACTATCCAGATGGTGGGTATAATTTAACAGTAACAGCAATTCAAAGTGATGGTTTAAGTAGTAGTAATAGTAGTTATCTGTATTTTGAAAACGGCCTAACTAATCTAAATACTAAGGTGAATTTGATATCTAATCAATTAACTAATGTAAGCAATAGTTTGTCATCTTCTATATCTTCCTTAAGGACTACGTCATTAGAATATCAGAGTATATCTTTAGCAATCGGTATTATAGCAATAGTTCTGGCAATATTGGCTCTAGTAAGAAGGAGAAGGTAA
- a CDS encoding MFS transporter produces MLKNRSEVLKISFSAFFADLGYQAVVASFPIIFVLIFKAPIPIYGLAEALNYGIGTVMAYIGGLAGDRFGRKRIAIIGNVLILFVSLIGLSRDYIQALIFFMIGWWFRNFRSPPRRAMMAEVTSPEERSEAFGILHSLDIAGALLAIIYLTVLLYLHVSILTVLLFTSIPLLVSTAFLTKVNAGKKGEKKKIENKIEQKRVFWSVILSTMFFGFSQYSFGFPILTTTEITGKDYLGVLAYGVFLGASSLFGYLFGRMKLKEFESLAFLGYLVGAIGSLGFAYLSGFGLFSLYPLSFLMGISVASTETFEPTIMSKITKEEAYGTSMGYLSAGRSIGIFLGNVIMGLLYQISYTYAYLFATITSLISFGLILSLIMKPSAS; encoded by the coding sequence ATGCTTAAAAATAGAAGCGAAGTCTTGAAAATCTCCTTTTCAGCCTTTTTCGCTGATCTTGGATATCAGGCTGTAGTAGCATCTTTTCCAATAATTTTCGTTCTTATCTTCAAAGCTCCAATTCCAATTTACGGTTTAGCTGAGGCATTGAATTACGGGATTGGGACTGTTATGGCTTATATTGGAGGTTTAGCTGGGGATAGGTTTGGGAGGAAAAGGATTGCAATCATAGGAAATGTTCTTATTCTATTTGTTTCTCTAATAGGATTATCTAGGGATTACATCCAAGCCCTTATTTTCTTCATGATAGGGTGGTGGTTTAGGAACTTTAGATCTCCACCAAGAAGAGCAATGATGGCTGAGGTAACTTCACCAGAAGAGAGATCAGAAGCCTTTGGGATTTTACATTCCTTAGATATAGCTGGAGCCTTACTTGCAATTATTTATCTTACTGTATTACTTTACCTCCATGTTTCCATACTTACCGTTCTCTTATTCACCTCAATACCTTTGCTTGTTTCAACAGCATTTTTAACCAAGGTTAACGCAGGAAAAAAGGGAGAAAAAAAGAAGATAGAGAATAAAATAGAGCAAAAAAGAGTCTTCTGGAGTGTTATATTATCTACAATGTTCTTTGGATTTAGTCAATACAGCTTTGGCTTTCCAATACTAACTACCACGGAAATTACTGGAAAAGACTATTTGGGAGTATTAGCCTACGGCGTATTTCTCGGTGCTTCTTCATTATTTGGCTACTTATTTGGCAGAATGAAACTAAAGGAATTTGAAAGTTTAGCATTTCTAGGGTACTTAGTTGGGGCAATAGGGTCTCTTGGTTTTGCGTATTTGTCTGGTTTTGGTTTATTTTCCCTTTATCCCCTTTCTTTCTTAATGGGAATTAGTGTTGCCTCAACTGAGACTTTTGAACCCACAATAATGTCCAAAATAACTAAAGAGGAGGCATATGGCACAAGTATGGGGTATTTATCAGCGGGTAGAAGTATTGGAATATTTCTCGGTAACGTGATTATGGGATTGCTGTATCAAATAAGCTATACATATGCGTACTTGTTCGCTACTATAACTTCTCTGATCTCCTTTGGTCTAATCTTAAGCCTAATCATGAAACCAAGTGCTTCTTAG
- a CDS encoding ABC transporter permease, whose amino-acid sequence MLSEFLNLIVMQLKMIKAYLPVFLFFSILFPIGFMLVFGYISIKSLTPFIVAGTITFYVSIGVLTSVAQSLAFERNAGRFSLMIATGIPREFYAISIALSNGIATLIMIPIILVLGSYLLHVEIKSIPFLLIALISSLFMASMLGMTLGLGIKNIYAVNQYSTIISFVLSFFAPVYFPVTFIPLPFRYLTYIEPTTYVSQALYYAFVGNPISLVWSLGIIAFGFVFVILSRYVIRRQ is encoded by the coding sequence ATGTTGAGTGAATTTCTTAACTTAATCGTAATGCAACTAAAGATGATAAAGGCGTACTTACCAGTGTTCCTCTTCTTCTCGATCCTTTTCCCAATAGGATTCATGCTTGTGTTTGGCTATATTTCAATTAAATCATTGACACCATTTATAGTAGCAGGTACAATAACGTTTTACGTTTCAATTGGAGTTCTAACTTCGGTTGCTCAATCTCTAGCATTTGAGAGAAATGCTGGTAGATTTTCCTTAATGATAGCAACTGGTATACCGAGAGAGTTTTACGCAATAAGCATAGCGCTTAGTAACGGTATTGCCACACTGATTATGATACCAATAATCCTAGTTTTGGGTAGTTATTTACTTCACGTAGAAATAAAATCAATTCCATTTCTACTTATTGCACTGATATCGTCATTATTTATGGCTTCGATGTTAGGTATGACATTGGGCTTAGGAATTAAGAACATATACGCCGTAAACCAATACTCGACAATTATAAGCTTCGTACTTTCCTTCTTTGCCCCAGTCTACTTCCCAGTAACTTTTATACCATTACCATTTCGCTATTTAACTTATATTGAACCTACTACTTACGTCTCTCAAGCCTTATATTACGCTTTTGTAGGAAATCCCATTTCCTTAGTATGGAGTTTAGGTATAATAGCTTTCGGTTTCGTTTTCGTTATCTTAAGTAGATACGTTATAAGAAGACAATAG
- a CDS encoding TrpB-like pyridoxal phosphate-dependent enzyme has translation MAMKIRIDLPQDEIPTQWYNILPDLPEELPPPQDPTGKSLQLLKEILPSKVLELEFTKERYVKIPDEVLERYLQVGRPTPIIRAKRLEEYLGNSIKIYLKMESYTYTGSHKINSALAHVYYAKLDNAKFVTTETGAGQWGSAVALASALFRIKAHVFMVRTSFYAKPYRKYMMQMYGAEVHPSPSDLTEFGRELLAKDPNHPGSLGIAISDAVEYAHKNGGKYVVGSVVNSDIMFKTIAGMEAKKQMEMIGEDPDYIIGVVGGGSNYAALAYPFLGDELRSGKVRRKYIASGSSEVPKMTKGVYKYDYPDTAKLLPMLKMYTIGSDFVPPPVYAGGLRYHGVAPTLSLLMSKGIVQPRDYSQEESFKWAKLFSELEGYIPAPETSHALPILAEIAEEAKKSGEKKTVLVSFSGHGLLDLGNYASVLFKE, from the coding sequence ATGGCTATGAAAATAAGAATAGATTTACCTCAAGATGAGATACCCACACAATGGTATAATATCTTACCAGATCTACCGGAAGAATTACCTCCACCACAAGATCCCACTGGCAAATCTCTACAGTTATTGAAAGAGATTTTACCAAGCAAGGTACTAGAGTTGGAATTCACCAAGGAAAGATACGTAAAAATTCCAGATGAGGTTCTAGAGAGATATTTACAAGTAGGAAGACCAACTCCGATAATTAGGGCAAAAAGGTTAGAGGAGTACTTAGGAAATAGTATTAAAATCTATCTGAAAATGGAGAGCTATACTTATACAGGTTCTCATAAAATTAATAGTGCGTTAGCACACGTATATTACGCTAAATTGGATAACGCGAAGTTCGTTACGACAGAAACTGGAGCTGGTCAGTGGGGATCAGCAGTTGCATTAGCCTCAGCTTTGTTTAGGATAAAAGCACATGTCTTCATGGTTAGGACAAGCTTTTACGCAAAGCCATATAGAAAATATATGATGCAAATGTATGGAGCAGAAGTTCATCCATCCCCTTCAGATTTGACAGAGTTTGGTAGGGAATTATTAGCTAAAGATCCTAATCACCCTGGATCTCTAGGCATCGCAATAAGTGATGCAGTAGAATATGCTCATAAAAACGGCGGAAAATACGTTGTAGGTAGTGTAGTAAATTCAGATATAATGTTTAAAACAATAGCTGGAATGGAGGCTAAGAAGCAGATGGAGATGATAGGTGAAGATCCAGATTACATTATAGGGGTTGTTGGAGGGGGATCAAATTACGCTGCATTAGCTTACCCATTCTTAGGAGATGAGCTAAGAAGTGGAAAGGTTAGGAGAAAATATATTGCCTCTGGATCCTCAGAAGTTCCAAAAATGACCAAGGGTGTGTACAAATACGATTATCCAGATACTGCAAAATTATTGCCAATGCTAAAAATGTACACAATAGGTTCAGACTTTGTACCACCTCCAGTTTATGCAGGAGGCCTAAGATATCATGGAGTAGCTCCTACTCTTAGTCTGTTAATGAGCAAAGGAATTGTACAGCCAAGAGATTACTCTCAAGAAGAGTCGTTCAAATGGGCTAAACTATTCTCAGAATTAGAAGGATATATACCAGCCCCTGAGACTTCACATGCATTACCAATATTAGCTGAAATAGCTGAAGAAGCTAAGAAGAGTGGAGAAAAGAAGACAGTACTGGTAAGCTTTTCTGGGCACGGGTTACTAGATCTAGGCAACTACGCATCTGTGTTGTTTAAGGAGTAG
- a CDS encoding OFA family MFS transporter — protein MNRNKYIIIGFIVMCFNSLYQYSWNALGPLLREGFNVSIVEIAIGFTLFTVFSSVFQPIGGHFADKQGPKKIGVLSAILSALGFLGTYLSPNIYVFFISWTIGSIGEGILYGIAANLAMKWFKERMGFATGIVSMGFGIGSAIANPFIYMANNYRIVTLTIGLVEIILLPILLYISDYPPKLSGQTPRQAILSPKFWLIYISFTTSIVPLTVLSSELPVLGKGLPQQELVTLISILPLLSGGLRPFFGYIADRLGILRTTFLLTIVLTLGSISLLLKEIALSTVLVGLAGGSLITLYFNVSTEIFGFKFSTVNSGILYTGKALGGALGSVIFALLYTISLRTSEIYTLTCSLIGVITLLPLIFTKQSRKVQ, from the coding sequence ATGAATAGGAACAAGTACATTATTATTGGTTTCATAGTAATGTGCTTCAATTCCTTGTATCAATATTCTTGGAATGCCTTAGGGCCTCTCTTAAGGGAAGGGTTTAATGTTAGTATAGTTGAAATAGCCATAGGCTTTACGTTGTTCACTGTATTTTCTTCTGTTTTTCAACCAATTGGAGGTCATTTTGCGGACAAACAAGGTCCAAAGAAGATAGGCGTACTCTCAGCTATTTTATCAGCACTAGGTTTTCTTGGGACTTACCTTTCTCCCAATATTTACGTCTTTTTTATAAGTTGGACAATAGGTAGTATAGGTGAGGGAATACTTTACGGAATAGCTGCAAATTTAGCAATGAAGTGGTTCAAGGAAAGGATGGGATTTGCCACTGGAATAGTATCAATGGGATTTGGAATAGGTTCAGCCATAGCTAATCCCTTCATATACATGGCTAATAATTACAGAATAGTAACATTAACAATAGGATTAGTTGAGATAATACTCTTGCCAATTCTTTTGTACATCTCAGATTATCCTCCTAAATTATCTGGCCAGACTCCAAGACAAGCGATTTTAAGTCCTAAATTCTGGCTAATCTATATTTCTTTCACAACTTCCATAGTTCCGTTAACGGTACTTTCCTCAGAATTACCAGTATTAGGAAAAGGTTTACCTCAACAAGAATTAGTGACTTTAATCTCGATTTTACCATTACTAAGTGGAGGATTAAGACCATTTTTCGGCTATATTGCTGATAGATTGGGCATATTGAGAACAACGTTTCTTCTCACCATTGTGTTAACGTTGGGTAGCATATCTTTACTTCTCAAGGAAATAGCGCTTTCTACGGTTCTTGTAGGCTTAGCAGGAGGATCGTTAATTACACTCTATTTTAACGTTTCCACGGAAATATTCGGCTTTAAGTTTTCCACAGTAAACAGTGGAATACTATATACTGGTAAGGCTTTAGGTGGTGCGTTAGGTAGCGTTATATTTGCATTGCTTTACACGATAAGTCTAAGGACCTCAGAAATATACACTTTAACCTGTAGCCTTATAGGAGTTATTACCTTATTGCCACTTATATTTACTAAACAGAGCAGAAAGGTTCAATGA